One stretch of Macaca nemestrina isolate mMacNem1 chromosome 17, mMacNem.hap1, whole genome shotgun sequence DNA includes these proteins:
- the LOC105472079 gene encoding interferon-induced 35 kDa protein isoform X1: protein MSAPLNAALHALQEEQARLKMRLQELQQLRKELGDAPKDKVPFSVPEIPLVFRGHTQQDREVPKSLVSNLRIHCPLLEGSALITFDDPKVAEQVLQQKEHTINMEECRLRMQAQPLELPMVTTIQVSSQLSGQRVLVSGFPSSLRLSEEELLDKLEIFFGKTRNGGGDVEFRELLQGSVMLGFATDGVAQRLCRIGQFRVPLGGQQVPLRVSPYVNGEIQNVEIRLQPAPRSVLVLNIPDILDGPELHDVLEVHFQKPTRGGGEIESLTVVPQGQQGLAVFTSESG from the exons GCCCTCCACGCCCTTCAGGAGGAGCAGGCCAGACTCAAGATGAGGCTGCAGGAGCTGCAGCAGCTGAGAAAGGAGCTCGGGGACGCCCCCAAAGACAAG GTCCCATTTTCAGTGCCGGAGATCCCCCTGGTGTTCCGAGGACACACCCAGCAGGACAGGGAAGTGCCTAAGTCTTTAGTTTCCAATTTGCGGATCCACTGCCCTCTGCTTGAGGGCTCTGCTCTGATCACCTTTGATGACCCCAAAG TGGCTGAGCAGGTGCTGCAACAAAAGGAGCACACGATCAACATGGAGGAGTGCCGGCTGCGGATGCAGGCCCAGCCCTTGGAGCTGCCCATGGTCACCACCATCCAG GTGTCCAGCCAGTTGAGTGGCCAGAGGGTGTTGGTCAGTGGATTTCCCTCCAGTCTCAGGCTGAGTGAGGAGGAGCTGCTGGACAAGCTTGAGATCTTCTTTGGCAAGACTAGGAACGGAGGTGGCGATGTGGAGTTTCGGGAGCTGCTGCAAGGGAGTGTCATGCTGGGGTTTGCTACGGATGGAG TGGCCCAGCGCCTGTGCCGGATTGGTCAGTTCAGAGTGCCACTGGGTGGACAGCAGGTCCCTCTGAGAGTCTCTCCCTATGTGAATGGGGAGATCCAGAATGTTGAG ATCAGGTTGCAACCAGCTCCGCGCTCAGTGCTGGTGCTCAACATTCCCGATATCTTGGACGGCCCAGAGCTGCACGACGTCCTGGAGGTCCACTTCCAGAAGCCCACCCGTGGGGGTGGGGAGATAGAGTCCCTGACAGTCGTACCCCAAGGACAGCAGGGCCTAGCAGTCTTCACCTCTGAGTCAGGGTAG
- the LOC105472079 gene encoding interferon-induced 35 kDa protein isoform X2 — protein sequence MSAPLNAALHALQEEQARLKMRLQELQQLRKELGDAPKDKVPFSVPEIPLVFRGHTQQDREVPKSLVSNLRIHCPLLEGSALITFDDPKVAEQVLQQKEHTINMEECRLRMQAQPLELPMVTTIQVSSQLSGQRVLVSGFPSSLRLSEEELLDKLEIFFGKTRNGGGDVEFRELLQGSVMLGFATDGDQVATSSALSAGAQHSRYLGRPRAARRPGGPLPEAHPWGWGDRVPDSRTPRTAGPSSLHL from the exons GCCCTCCACGCCCTTCAGGAGGAGCAGGCCAGACTCAAGATGAGGCTGCAGGAGCTGCAGCAGCTGAGAAAGGAGCTCGGGGACGCCCCCAAAGACAAG GTCCCATTTTCAGTGCCGGAGATCCCCCTGGTGTTCCGAGGACACACCCAGCAGGACAGGGAAGTGCCTAAGTCTTTAGTTTCCAATTTGCGGATCCACTGCCCTCTGCTTGAGGGCTCTGCTCTGATCACCTTTGATGACCCCAAAG TGGCTGAGCAGGTGCTGCAACAAAAGGAGCACACGATCAACATGGAGGAGTGCCGGCTGCGGATGCAGGCCCAGCCCTTGGAGCTGCCCATGGTCACCACCATCCAG GTGTCCAGCCAGTTGAGTGGCCAGAGGGTGTTGGTCAGTGGATTTCCCTCCAGTCTCAGGCTGAGTGAGGAGGAGCTGCTGGACAAGCTTGAGATCTTCTTTGGCAAGACTAGGAACGGAGGTGGCGATGTGGAGTTTCGGGAGCTGCTGCAAGGGAGTGTCATGCTGGGGTTTGCTACGGATGGAG ATCAGGTTGCAACCAGCTCCGCGCTCAGTGCTGGTGCTCAACATTCCCGATATCTTGGACGGCCCAGAGCTGCACGACGTCCTGGAGGTCCACTTCCAGAAGCCCACCCGTGGGGGTGGGGAGATAGAGTCCCTGACAGTCGTACCCCAAGGACAGCAGGGCCTAGCAGTCTTCACCTCTGA
- the LOC105472078 gene encoding synaptic vesicle membrane protein VAT-1 homolog, which yields MSAEREVTEAATVVAAAEAGAGEDASSPPAKTERMSDPQQPAASEGAAAAASPPPLRCLVLTGFGGYDKVKLQSRPAAPPAPGPGQLTLRVRACGLNFADLMARQGLYDRLPPLPVTPGMEGAGVVIAVGEGVSDRKAGDRVMVLNRSGMWQEEVTVPSVQTFLMPEAMTFEEAAALLVNYITAYMVLFDFGNLRPGHSVLVHMAAGGVGMAAVQLCRTVENVTVFGTASASKHEALKENGVTHPIDYHTTDYVDEIKKISPKGVDIVMDPLGGSDTAKGYNLLKPMGKVVTYGMANLLTGPKRNLMALARTWWNQFSVTALQLLQANRAVCGFHLGYLDGEVELVTGVVTRLLALYSQGHIKPHVDSVWPFEKVADAMKQMQEKKNVGKVLLVPGPEKEN from the exons ATGTCAGCCGAGAGAGAGGTAACCGAGGCGGCCACTGTGGTGGCGGCCGCCGAGGCAGGGGCCGGGGAAGACGCCTCTTCGCCGCCTGCGAAAACCGAGAGAATGAGCGACCCCCAGCAGCCCGCGGCCTCGGAaggggccgccgccgccgcctcgccGCCGCCGCTGCGCTGCCTGGTGCTCACTGGCTTTGGAGGCTACGACAAGGTGAAGCTGCAGAGCCGGCCGGCCGCGCCTCCGGCCCCTGGGCCCGGCCAGCTGACGCTGCGCGTGCGGGCCTGCGGGCTCAACTTCGCAGACCTCATGGCCAGGCAGGGGCTGTACGACAGGCTCCCGCCGCTGCCTGTCACTCCAGGCATGGAGGGCGCGGGCGTCGTGATCGCAGTGGGCGAGGGTGTCAGCGACCGCAAG GCAGGAGACCGGGTGATGGTGTTGAACCGGTCAGGGATGTGGCAGGAAGAGGTGACTGTGCCCTCGGTCCAGACCTTCTTGATGCCTGAGGCCATGACCTTTGAGGAAGCTGCTGCTTTGCTCGTCAATTACATTACAGCCTACATGGTCCTCTTTGACTTCGGCAACCTACGGCCTGGCCACAGCGTCTTGGTACACATGGCTGCAG GGGGTGTGGGAATGGCTGCCGTGCAGCTGTGCCGTACGGTGGAGAATGTGACAGTGTTCGGAACAGCCTCGGCCAGCAAGCATGAGGCACTGAAGGAGAATGGAGTCACACATCCCATCGACTATCACACGACCGACTACGTGGATGAGATCAAGAAGATTTCCCCTAAAG GAGTGGACATCGTCATGGACCCTCTGGGTGGGTCAGATACTGCCAAGGGCTACAACCTCCTGAAACCCATGGGCAAAGTCGTCACCTATG GAATGGCCAACCTGCTGACGGGCCCCAAACGGAACCTGATGGCCCTGGCCCGGACATGGTGGAATCAATTCAGCGTGACAGCTCTGCAGCTGCTGCAGGCTAACCGGGCTGTATGTGGCTTCCACCTGGGCTACCTGGATGGTGAAGTGGAACTGGTCACTGGTGTGGTGACCCGCCTCCTGGCTTTGTACAGCCAGGGCCACATCAAGCCCCACGTTGACTCAGTCTGGCCTTTCGAGAAG gTGGCCGATGCCATGAAACAGATGCAGGAGAAGAAGAATGTGGGCAAGGTCCTCCTGGTTCCAGGGCCAGAGAAGGAGAACTAG
- the LOC105472077 gene encoding rho-related GTP-binding protein RhoN, with amino-acid sequence MEGQSGRCKIVVVGDAECGKTALLQVFAKDAYPGSYVPTVFENYTASFEIDKRRIELNMWDTSGSSYYDNVRPLAYPDSDAVLICFDISRPETLDSVLKKWQGETQEFCPNAKVVLVGCKLDMRTDLATLRELSKQRLIPVTHEQGTVLAKQVGAVSYVECSSRSSERSVRDVFHVATVASLGRGHRQLRRTDSRRGMQRSTQLSGRPDRGNEGEIHKDRAKSCNLM; translated from the exons ATGGAGGGGCAGAGCGGCCGCTGCAAGATCGTGGTGGTGGGAGACGCAGAGTGCGGCAAGACGGCGCTGCTGCAGGTGTTCGCCAAGGACGCCTATCCCGGG AGTTATGTCCCCACCGTGTTTGAGAACTACACCGCGAGCTTTGAGATCGACAAGCGCCGCATTGAGCTCAACATGTGGGACACTTCAG GTTCCTCTTACTATGATAATGTCCGGCCTCTGGCCTATCCTGATTCTGATGCTGTGCTCATCTGCTTCGACATTAGCCGACCAGAAACACTGGACAGTGTTCTCAAGAAG TGGCAGGGAGAGACTCAAGAGTTTTGCCCCAATGCCAAGGTTGTGCTGGTTGGCTGTAAACTGGACATGCGGACTGACCTGGCCACACTGAGGGAGCTGTCCAAGCAGAGGCTTATCCCTGTTACACATGAGCAG GGCACTGTGCTGGCCAAGCAGGTGGGGGCTGTGTCCTACGTTGAGTGCTCGTCCAGGTCCTCTGAGCGCAGCGTCAGGGATGTCTTCCATGTGGCCACAGTGGCCTCCCTTGGCCGTGGCCATAGGCAGCTGCGCCGAACTGACTCACGCCGGGGAATGCAGCGATCCACTCAGCTGTCAGGACGGCCAGACCGGGGGAATGAGGGCGAGATACACAAGGATCGAGCCAAGAGCTGCAACCTCATGTGA